GATGACCGCCTCGGCGAACGCCGAAGGCGCGAAGGCCTTCGTCCGTTATCTGGGGAGCCCCGAGAGCAAGGCGCTCCTCGTCGCCGCGGGCGTCGACTGAACGGACAAGACGTGAAGCTCGCGCTGCTGGTCCTGGCGGTAGCTTTGCCGAGCGCCGCCATGGCCGCGGACGTCAGGATCCTCGCCGCCGCGGCGGTCGCTCCCGGCCTGAGCAAGGTCGCCGAGCAGTACCGCAAGGACACCAAGAACCGGCTGAGGATCCAGTACGCCAACCCGCAGCAGCTCGAGCGGCGCGTAGGCGCGGGCGAGTCTGCGGATGTGCTCATCGGCTCGCCCGGGCTGATGAACGACCAGCTGCGCCGGAACAAGATCGAGGCGGAGAAGCACATCTTCCTCGGCCGCGTGGGCATCGGCGTCGCGATCCGCTCGGGCGGCTTCGATCCCGACATCGCCACGCTCGACCGCTTCAAGCAGGCGCTCCTCGGAGCCGACGCGATCGTCTACGCCCAGCCCGGGGCCGGAACCTACCTGGAGAAGCTGTTCGAGCTGCTCGGCATCGGCGAGCAGCTCAAGCCGAAGACGGTCCGCTATGCCGGCGCGACACAGGTGCTCGAACACATCGCGGGCGGCAAGGCCATGGAGATCGGCTTCGCGACCCTCCCCGAGATCCGGCTGTTCGAGGGCAAGGGGGTGAAGCTCATCGGCCCGCTGCCCGAGCAGATCCAGCAGACCACGGCCTATTCGGCCGCGGTCATGACCGAGACGACCGACGCGGAGGTCGCGCGCGAATTCATCCAGTACCTGGAATCGCCTTCGGCGAAGGCGATTTTCGCCTCGGCCGGGTTCGACAACTGAAGCCGCGTCAGCGACTCAGCTCGAGCACGTCGAAGCCGGCGTAGCGGTCGACGATGTAGATCAGTCCGCGGGAATCGGTCTCGACGTCGTTGGTCTGCGGCGCGGCGCGTCCCGGCGCGGGCTCGGGGATGAAGAACCCGACTTCCTGCGGCGCCAGCGGGTCGGCGATGTCGACGATGCGCAAGCCCCCGGCGAACCAGGCGCAGTAGAGCAGCGTGCCCTCCATGTGCTCCTGGAACTGGTGCGCGCCGAAGCGCCCGGGCGTGGC
The sequence above is drawn from the Candidatus Sulfotelmatobacter sp. genome and encodes:
- a CDS encoding substrate-binding domain-containing protein; protein product: MKLALLVLAVALPSAAMAADVRILAAAAVAPGLSKVAEQYRKDTKNRLRIQYANPQQLERRVGAGESADVLIGSPGLMNDQLRRNKIEAEKHIFLGRVGIGVAIRSGGFDPDIATLDRFKQALLGADAIVYAQPGAGTYLEKLFELLGIGEQLKPKTVRYAGATQVLEHIAGGKAMEIGFATLPEIRLFEGKGVKLIGPLPEQIQQTTAYSAAVMTETTDAEVAREFIQYLESPSAKAIFASAGFDN